In a single window of the Gemmatimonadota bacterium genome:
- a CDS encoding SgcJ/EcaC family oxidoreductase, whose protein sequence is MTTRSLLASIAFAVVAACSPAPAAVGSAADETAIKALGAAYADLWNKHDAAGVAALVADDYHTIDATGADIQGRAAFQKAAADQFAMSPAGQTLTINTGFITWINANAATAGGTWSAPGGPAGSPDKGAWSSTVIKSGGKWLIANSLSANAPDAPAPPMASDTAKVGK, encoded by the coding sequence ATGACGACCCGATCTCTCCTCGCCTCCATCGCCTTTGCCGTCGTGGCGGCGTGTTCTCCTGCACCAGCCGCGGTAGGCTCGGCAGCCGATGAAACTGCGATCAAGGCGCTGGGCGCCGCATACGCAGATCTCTGGAACAAGCACGATGCCGCCGGTGTCGCGGCCCTCGTCGCCGATGACTACCACACCATCGACGCGACCGGCGCCGACATCCAGGGGCGCGCGGCCTTCCAGAAGGCCGCCGCCGATCAGTTCGCGATGAGCCCGGCGGGCCAGACGCTCACCATCAACACCGGCTTCATCACCTGGATCAACGCCAATGCCGCGACGGCTGGTGGTACCTGGAGTGCACCGGGTGGCCCTGCCGGCAGTCCCGACAAGGGCGCCTGGTCGAGCACGGTGATCAAGAGCGGCGGCAAGTGGCTCATTGCCAACTCGCTCTCCGCCAACGCACCTGACGCTCCGGCCCCACCGATGGCCTCTGATACGGCGAAAGTCGGCAAGTAG
- a CDS encoding TolC family protein, with the protein MSDALNRADSASESVGIARANVAKAESDRLRARSGLLPQLNGSATYSRTIKSQFAGFASSSSDTFPAPVNCGHFTPNPTLPLGERLDSLERGLDCSANGGGGVDFSNLPFGRANTYNFGLSASQSLFNSTLRGQFAATASAREAAEVALVAERTKSVLDVAKAYFDAQLAQRLLDIADSTLAQAERAFNQTRLEKNVGNAAEFDLLRATVSRDNQRPIVIQRRAARDRTLLKLRQLLDLPAGSALTLTTPLGDTTRTALPSSVAGGASDTSTAARAPVRQAAAALAASEALVRAANGSKLPSLSLSSTYAKIAFPARVFGLDKFVTDWSVVLRMDVPFYTGGRLRADKMGALASRDASELRLQQAREDAAREAADMQSDLSAAEATWEASSGTAELAVRAYGIADVRYRNGLSTLTELGDSRIQLEQAQANRAQAARDLQVARVRAALLRDLPFGTGIAGSGGN; encoded by the coding sequence TTGAGCGACGCCCTGAATCGCGCCGACTCCGCGAGCGAATCGGTGGGCATTGCGCGCGCCAACGTCGCCAAGGCCGAATCCGATCGCCTGCGGGCGCGATCGGGTTTGCTGCCGCAGCTGAACGGCTCCGCGACCTACAGCCGGACGATCAAGAGCCAGTTCGCCGGTTTCGCCAGCAGCTCGAGCGACACCTTCCCGGCGCCGGTCAACTGCGGGCACTTCACACCGAACCCGACGCTGCCGCTGGGCGAACGGCTCGATTCGCTGGAGCGCGGACTCGACTGTTCCGCGAACGGCGGCGGGGGGGTCGACTTTTCGAATCTGCCGTTCGGCCGGGCCAACACGTACAACTTCGGCCTCTCGGCGTCGCAGTCGCTCTTCAACTCGACATTGCGCGGCCAATTCGCCGCGACGGCATCGGCGCGTGAAGCAGCCGAAGTGGCGCTGGTCGCCGAACGCACCAAGTCGGTGCTCGATGTCGCGAAGGCCTATTTCGATGCCCAGCTCGCGCAGCGACTGCTCGACATTGCCGACTCGACGCTCGCGCAGGCCGAGCGGGCGTTCAACCAGACGCGCCTGGAAAAGAATGTCGGCAACGCCGCCGAGTTCGACCTGCTGCGCGCCACGGTATCGCGTGACAACCAGCGGCCGATCGTGATTCAGCGACGCGCGGCCCGCGACCGCACGCTGCTGAAGTTGCGCCAGTTGCTCGACCTTCCTGCGGGAAGTGCGCTCACGCTCACGACACCACTCGGCGACACCACCCGGACAGCACTGCCATCGTCGGTAGCGGGCGGCGCGAGCGACACCAGCACGGCAGCACGGGCTCCGGTGCGCCAGGCCGCCGCCGCTCTTGCGGCGAGCGAGGCGCTGGTTCGCGCCGCCAACGGATCGAAGCTGCCATCGCTCTCGCTCTCGAGCACGTACGCCAAGATCGCGTTCCCGGCTCGTGTCTTCGGGCTCGACAAGTTCGTGACCGACTGGAGTGTGGTGCTGCGGATGGACGTGCCGTTCTACACCGGCGGCCGGCTCCGCGCCGACAAGATGGGCGCCTTGGCATCGCGCGATGCCTCGGAGTTGCGGCTGCAGCAGGCGCGCGAAGATGCCGCGCGCGAAGCGGCCGACATGCAGAGCGATCTGTCCGCAGCCGAAGCGACGTGGGAAGCAAGCAGTGGGACGGCGGAACTCGCCGTGCGGGCCTACGGCATTGCCGATGTCCGCTATCGCAACGGCCTCTCCACGCTCACCGAACTCGGCGACAGCCGGATCCAGCTCGAGCAGGCCCAGGCCAACCGGGCGCAGGCGGCTCGTGACCTGCAGGTTGCCCGCGTGCGCGCCGCGCTGTTGCGCGATCTCCCCTTCGGGACCGGGATTGCCGGCTCGGGAGGCAATTGA
- a CDS encoding PadR family transcriptional regulator — protein sequence MTPSRDPIPPGTLDMLILQTLAQRGEAHGFEIAESIQRHSADVLQVEEGSLYPALQRMLIKGWLVGEWGRTAENRRARYYRLTADGERRLEQEVTSYRRVAHAIGRILLPA from the coding sequence ATGACTCCTTCCCGCGACCCCATCCCCCCCGGCACCCTCGACATGCTGATCCTCCAGACCTTGGCCCAGCGTGGCGAGGCACACGGATTCGAGATCGCCGAATCGATCCAGCGCCACTCGGCCGACGTCCTCCAGGTCGAAGAGGGCTCGCTCTACCCCGCCCTGCAGCGGATGCTGATCAAGGGATGGCTCGTGGGCGAGTGGGGCCGCACCGCGGAGAATCGTCGGGCGCGCTACTACCGACTCACCGCCGATGGCGAGCGCCGACTCGAACAGGAAGTCACCTCCTACCGCCGGGTCGCTCACGCGATCGGGCGCATCCTCCTTCCGGCCTGA
- a CDS encoding efflux RND transporter periplasmic adaptor subunit: MMTTSTLTPTGSDRAMTMNRPTIRAALRAAPVLLLLAACGGKAKSGAPAEVLPVQVSSDNVTVVDSSRLESGPALSGSLEAERAAQLRAQIGGAVLALYVDQGAAVHAGQALALIDTSAIAESARSARSALRSAQASADVAKRNAERSDALHQAGAIADRDLEAAKSSAVAADANLADARSRLASAEKMLANATVRAPFSGVVSERPASVGDVLQPGSPVLTVVDPSLLKLEASVPAEDIAALKAGSKVEFTIQGSADKTFTGKISRINPAVDPATRQVRVYVSVSNADHALVSGLFAEGRVALKSLHGLAIPFTAIDQAATTPSVKRVRGGKVESVPVTLGLRDELAEQVQVLSGLSKGDTLLIGGVLGTPAGVMLRITRRDR; this comes from the coding sequence ATGATGACCACCTCGACCCTTACTCCGACGGGCAGCGACCGAGCCATGACGATGAATCGTCCGACCATTCGTGCGGCGCTGCGCGCTGCCCCCGTGCTCCTCCTGCTTGCTGCATGCGGCGGCAAGGCAAAGAGCGGCGCTCCGGCCGAAGTGCTGCCGGTGCAGGTCTCTTCCGACAACGTGACCGTGGTGGACAGCAGCCGCCTTGAAAGCGGCCCCGCACTCTCGGGTTCACTCGAGGCTGAACGTGCCGCGCAGCTGCGGGCACAGATCGGTGGCGCAGTGCTCGCGCTCTATGTCGATCAGGGCGCCGCGGTCCACGCGGGCCAGGCACTCGCGCTCATCGACACATCAGCAATTGCCGAATCGGCACGGTCGGCACGCTCGGCGCTGCGGAGTGCGCAGGCATCGGCCGACGTGGCGAAGCGTAATGCCGAGCGTTCCGACGCACTGCATCAGGCCGGTGCCATCGCCGATCGCGATCTTGAGGCCGCGAAGAGCAGCGCGGTGGCGGCGGATGCCAACCTCGCCGATGCCCGCAGCCGGCTCGCGTCGGCCGAGAAGATGCTCGCGAACGCCACGGTACGCGCGCCGTTCAGCGGTGTGGTGAGCGAGCGGCCAGCGAGCGTGGGTGATGTGCTGCAGCCGGGGAGCCCGGTGCTCACCGTGGTCGACCCGTCACTGCTGAAGCTCGAGGCATCGGTGCCGGCCGAAGATATCGCCGCGCTCAAGGCTGGTTCGAAGGTCGAGTTCACGATCCAGGGAAGCGCCGACAAGACCTTCACCGGCAAGATTTCGCGAATCAATCCGGCGGTCGATCCGGCCACTCGGCAGGTGCGCGTCTATGTGAGCGTCTCGAACGCCGACCACGCACTGGTCTCGGGGCTCTTCGCCGAGGGACGTGTGGCGCTGAAGTCGCTCCACGGACTGGCGATTCCGTTCACGGCGATCGATCAGGCGGCGACAACACCATCGGTCAAGCGCGTGCGCGGCGGCAAGGTCGAGTCGGTGCCGGTGACCCTCGGCCTGCGGGACGAGCTCGCCGAACAGGTGCAGGTGTTGAGTGGATTGTCGAAGGGTGACACGCTGCTGATTGGTGGCGTGCTCGGAACGCCTGCGGGGGTGATGCTGCGCATCACGCGCCGCGACCGCTGA
- a CDS encoding helix-turn-helix domain-containing protein — protein sequence MSTRSSLLDVTARIYSEFGWRGTTTRRIAEAAGVNEVTIFRQFGSKEALLLESIQSASREESTNHLPEVPQALRRELVAWALAHHTEISSKRQIIRNCLAEWEEHPELAPVVCEGGMKAFADTTRYLAAARAGGLLGAEGSLEAATVMLMNAVFMDAMTRDVGPLSPPHTVPEVVEMFVDLVLRALGAVEGA from the coding sequence ATGTCTACTCGAAGCTCCCTGCTCGATGTCACCGCCCGCATCTATTCGGAGTTCGGCTGGCGGGGGACCACCACCCGCCGGATCGCGGAAGCGGCCGGTGTGAACGAAGTCACGATCTTCCGGCAGTTCGGCTCCAAGGAGGCACTGCTCCTGGAGTCGATCCAGTCGGCCTCCCGCGAGGAGAGCACCAACCACCTGCCCGAGGTGCCGCAGGCGTTACGTCGCGAACTGGTCGCGTGGGCGCTGGCGCATCACACGGAAATCAGTTCCAAACGCCAGATCATCCGGAACTGCCTGGCCGAGTGGGAAGAGCATCCGGAGCTCGCCCCGGTGGTGTGTGAGGGCGGGATGAAGGCCTTTGCCGATACCACCCGCTACCTCGCCGCAGCACGCGCTGGTGGACTCCTCGGAGCCGAAGGTTCACTCGAGGCCGCAACAGTGATGCTGATGAATGCCGTTTTCATGGATGCAATGACGCGCGACGTGGGACCCTTGTCGCCACCCCATACCGTACCCGAGGTCGTGGAAATGTTCGTGGATCTTGTCCTGCGCGCCCTGGGCGCAGTGGAGGGGGCGTGA
- a CDS encoding efflux RND transporter permease subunit: protein MWISDFAIRRPIITITVMLAVVAFGLAALMNLKVDEFPDLDQPVVMVQIAYPGASPDAVEREVVEPIEEAIFGLSGVERRLTTSNAVDGFAQFTVTFAYTKPVAEASQDVRDAIATIRGDLPQEIEEPIITRFDWGAQPIMALTVSSTTLDTRTLTTITDPSLVSSLRSIPGVAQAAVVGGSYPELTVQLRPEAMQAAGVGVDEIVRAVGSQNLAAPVGRVNSGLEEHAIRLKGRLEGATEFRKLVVAERGGTIVRLADVADVTEGVEESRTGAAFNGKRAVGINILKAKGYSTNEVVFKLRDEIKRLQATLPANTKLEIVQDAGVRVTGSVNNVKETLVEGALLTVLVVFLFLNSWRSTVITGLALPVSVLAGFIGVWVFGFTLNSMSLLGLSLAIGILIDDAIVVRENIVRHIKMGKSHYDASREGTAEIGLAVAATTFSIVAVFVPIAFVSGQSGQWLAPFALSITGAVIASLFVSFSLDPMLSAYWTDPHLEEHQKSFVTRALDKFDVWFHKMTDRYGKIIAWALDHRWSMVGLALLSFVGAIALQTVAGGAGFVPLSDRAELEVIVEAPASANLAYTMERTEAVAAIARKHPEVLYTYVTAGTPLPLRTPGVDQAHIYMKLSPAKERKISAAAMGVKLREEFKQIGGVNVSVFSGGFGGAFKELQLQLRGPDATVLAQLGEQALAATRTVPGAVDVSLSARGPREELTVDIDRGLAGSLGLTVGQVGQAMRVAFAGIDAGDWVDRTGKTRDVRIRLAPDARRSPSDLERLPLTVIGTDGRQRTVPLGQVARITLERAPAQIDHLDRSRVITLEANTDGRPLDEVTKAMKAKLAGITFPPGYQVTEGGWNQQQNDTFSSIFTALGIAVLLMYLILVVQFGSFLDPIAILISLPLSLIGVVIALIVTGDTLNIMSLMGVMLLMGIVAKNSILLIDFAKWSREERGTPLREALIEAGRIRLRPILMTTFALIAGMLPVAIGGGEGADFYAPVGRAVIGGVITSTVLTLLVIPTFYEIVDGMRNRFATFASRWVGNTESWRSKTAEHPAVDPAPSSH from the coding sequence ATGTGGATTTCGGATTTTGCGATCCGCCGCCCGATCATCACCATTACGGTGATGCTGGCGGTGGTGGCGTTCGGGCTCGCTGCCCTGATGAACCTGAAGGTCGACGAGTTCCCCGACCTCGATCAGCCGGTCGTGATGGTGCAGATCGCCTATCCGGGCGCATCGCCAGACGCGGTCGAGCGTGAAGTCGTCGAGCCGATCGAAGAAGCGATCTTCGGCCTCTCCGGAGTCGAGCGACGGCTGACCACGTCGAACGCCGTTGACGGCTTCGCGCAGTTCACGGTGACCTTCGCCTACACCAAGCCGGTGGCCGAGGCATCGCAGGATGTGCGCGATGCAATCGCGACGATTCGTGGCGACCTGCCGCAGGAAATCGAAGAGCCGATCATCACGCGCTTCGACTGGGGCGCCCAGCCGATCATGGCGCTCACGGTGAGCTCCACGACGCTCGATACCCGGACGCTGACGACGATCACCGACCCGAGCCTGGTGAGTTCACTCCGCTCCATTCCTGGTGTTGCGCAGGCCGCCGTGGTGGGTGGCAGCTACCCGGAACTCACCGTGCAGCTCCGCCCTGAGGCAATGCAGGCGGCTGGAGTCGGCGTCGATGAGATCGTGCGCGCAGTCGGGAGCCAGAATCTTGCCGCGCCGGTGGGCCGGGTGAACTCCGGACTCGAGGAGCACGCGATCCGGCTCAAGGGCCGGCTCGAAGGGGCGACCGAATTCCGGAAGCTGGTGGTGGCAGAGCGTGGCGGCACCATCGTACGCCTCGCCGATGTGGCCGATGTGACCGAGGGCGTCGAGGAGTCGCGCACTGGCGCCGCGTTCAACGGCAAGCGCGCAGTTGGCATCAACATCCTCAAGGCCAAGGGCTACTCGACCAACGAAGTGGTGTTCAAGCTGCGTGACGAGATCAAGCGTCTGCAGGCGACATTGCCGGCCAACACCAAGCTCGAGATCGTCCAGGACGCCGGTGTCCGGGTCACCGGCTCGGTCAACAACGTGAAGGAGACGCTGGTCGAGGGAGCACTGCTCACCGTGCTGGTGGTCTTCCTCTTCCTCAACTCGTGGCGCTCGACCGTCATCACCGGCCTCGCACTACCGGTCTCGGTGCTCGCGGGCTTCATCGGCGTCTGGGTCTTCGGCTTCACGTTGAACTCGATGTCGCTGCTCGGCCTCTCGCTCGCGATCGGTATCCTGATCGATGACGCCATCGTGGTGCGAGAGAACATCGTGCGCCATATCAAGATGGGAAAGAGTCACTACGACGCATCACGCGAGGGGACCGCCGAGATCGGGCTCGCGGTGGCGGCGACCACGTTCTCCATTGTGGCGGTGTTCGTGCCGATCGCGTTCGTATCGGGGCAGTCGGGGCAGTGGCTGGCGCCGTTCGCGCTCAGCATCACCGGCGCCGTGATCGCCTCTCTCTTCGTCTCGTTCTCGCTCGACCCGATGCTCTCGGCCTACTGGACCGATCCGCATCTCGAAGAGCACCAGAAGAGCTTCGTCACCCGGGCACTCGACAAGTTCGATGTCTGGTTCCACAAGATGACCGATCGGTACGGCAAGATCATCGCCTGGGCGCTCGATCACCGCTGGTCGATGGTGGGGCTCGCCCTCCTGAGTTTTGTCGGGGCGATTGCGCTGCAAACGGTCGCCGGCGGAGCCGGCTTCGTGCCGCTCTCCGACCGCGCGGAGCTCGAAGTCATTGTCGAGGCGCCGGCAAGCGCGAACCTCGCTTACACGATGGAGCGTACCGAGGCGGTGGCCGCGATTGCGCGGAAGCATCCCGAAGTGCTCTATACCTATGTCACCGCGGGCACGCCGCTGCCGTTGCGGACGCCGGGGGTGGACCAGGCGCACATCTACATGAAGCTCTCGCCCGCCAAGGAGCGGAAGATTTCGGCGGCGGCGATGGGCGTGAAGTTGCGCGAGGAGTTCAAGCAAATCGGCGGCGTGAACGTGTCGGTGTTCAGCGGCGGCTTCGGCGGGGCGTTCAAGGAGTTGCAGCTCCAGCTGCGCGGACCCGACGCCACTGTACTGGCGCAGCTCGGCGAGCAGGCGCTTGCCGCGACGCGCACCGTTCCTGGGGCCGTGGACGTGAGCCTCTCGGCGCGTGGTCCGCGTGAGGAACTCACCGTCGATATCGATCGCGGACTCGCCGGCTCGCTCGGACTCACGGTCGGTCAGGTGGGTCAGGCAATGCGCGTGGCGTTTGCCGGCATCGATGCCGGCGACTGGGTCGATCGCACTGGCAAGACGCGCGACGTGCGCATCCGGCTCGCGCCCGATGCGCGGCGCAGTCCCTCCGATCTCGAGCGGTTGCCACTCACCGTGATTGGCACCGATGGTCGCCAGCGCACGGTGCCGCTCGGCCAGGTCGCGCGGATCACGCTGGAGCGCGCGCCGGCCCAGATCGACCACCTCGACCGCAGCAGGGTGATCACCCTCGAAGCCAACACAGACGGGCGGCCGCTCGACGAAGTCACCAAGGCGATGAAGGCGAAGCTCGCCGGGATCACCTTTCCGCCCGGCTACCAGGTCACCGAGGGCGGCTGGAACCAGCAGCAGAACGACACTTTCTCGAGCATCTTCACGGCGCTCGGCATCGCCGTGCTGCTGATGTACCTGATCCTTGTGGTGCAGTTCGGATCCTTCCTCGATCCGATCGCGATCCTGATCTCGCTGCCGCTTTCGCTCATCGGCGTGGTGATCGCGCTGATCGTGACGGGTGACACGCTGAACATCATGTCGCTGATGGGCGTGATGCTGCTGATGGGGATCGTGGCGAAGAACTCGATCCTGCTGATCGACTTCGCCAAGTGGTCGCGCGAGGAGCGGGGCACCCCGCTGCGTGAAGCACTGATCGAGGCAGGCCGGATCCGCTTGCGGCCAATCCTGATGACGACCTTCGCGCTGATCGCCGGCATGTTGCCCGTGGCGATCGGCGGTGGTGAAGGTGCCGACTTCTACGCGCCGGTGGGTCGCGCCGTCATTGGCGGCGTGATCACCTCAACGGTGCTCACCCTGCTGGTGATCCCGACCTTCTATGAAATCGTGGACGGGATGCGGAATCGTTTCGCGACGTTCGCGAGTCGCTGGGTCGGCAACACCGAATCGTGGCGCTCCAAGACGGCCGAGCATCCGGCGGTCGATCCGGCGCCCTCATCGCACTAG
- a CDS encoding alpha/beta hydrolase-fold protein, protein MWQRSQHTWESPSLLGRPMEIVVIGHAGARMMVFPTSMGSCTEWEDRRMPEMVGESIRQGLLQLYCVTSAADQGWYDDHAPMPQRAVWQDRYDQYLHREVLPFMKQQNDNPFLITAGASFGGYHALNFALRHPEEVGRVLAMSSMIDVKRLTYGWSDELTYRHNPMDFMRNEHDPARLEAFRRMDIILAIGEDDPLCPSNREFSALLWQRGIGNALRIWKGWAHDWPYWEDMVRLYTAGHD, encoded by the coding sequence ATGTGGCAACGCTCGCAACACACCTGGGAAAGCCCAAGTCTCCTCGGTCGCCCGATGGAGATCGTGGTCATTGGCCACGCCGGGGCGCGGATGATGGTTTTCCCGACTTCGATGGGGAGCTGTACCGAGTGGGAAGACCGGCGAATGCCCGAGATGGTCGGGGAGTCGATCCGCCAGGGCTTGCTGCAGCTGTACTGCGTCACCAGTGCTGCAGATCAGGGGTGGTACGACGACCACGCGCCGATGCCCCAACGGGCAGTGTGGCAGGACCGGTACGACCAGTACCTCCATCGCGAAGTGCTGCCCTTCATGAAGCAGCAGAACGACAACCCCTTCCTGATCACTGCGGGTGCGTCGTTTGGTGGCTACCACGCACTCAACTTCGCCCTGCGGCACCCCGAGGAAGTCGGGCGCGTGCTCGCCATGAGCTCGATGATCGACGTCAAGCGTCTTACATACGGCTGGTCAGACGAGTTGACCTACCGGCATAACCCGATGGATTTCATGCGGAACGAGCACGATCCCGCACGGCTCGAGGCGTTCCGGCGCATGGATATCATCCTCGCCATTGGTGAGGACGATCCGCTCTGTCCGAGCAACCGCGAGTTCTCCGCCCTGCTATGGCAGCGGGGCATCGGCAACGCGCTGCGGATCTGGAAGGGCTGGGCCCACGACTGGCCGTACTGGGAAGATATGGTACGGCTTTACACCGCTGGACATGACTGA
- a CDS encoding ABC transporter permease, which produces MRDRTADELAEEMRFHQELRAEQLRRDGVPPDEALAAAHRQFGHNITLQEASRAMWGFGSIDEIRQDLRYASRRLRQRPGFALSVVGVLALGIGATTAMFSAVDAAMLRPLPFHQPARLAVLPNVQIGSDMRDVRFPADKHLVYIDDVRAMRDLFSDVAAFASGGLNLSDPERPVRVKVGVVTANLFSTLGVTPVRGRAFNPAEGAPDGQSAVMLSWRIWQQQYGAARMEGKTIQLNGKPYTVVGVMPEGFSFPSESDLWIPLTVPTTSSTYEPFRGYLPSAIIARVMPAIAMQDASARLTTRWEQAAFGASTSGRRSIAEDVVKEVKSTGAVLPLQRELVGDRRNALLMLLGATGLLLLIACANVTNLLLSQSAARGREMAVREVLGASRGRVVRQLLTESVLLALGGALLGIGVAPLALELIGSITPTQLAGLAPARLDLRVLAFATILGLTTGIAFGIWPAFGSTRRAPGEIIKAGSRNATAAAAGRLRRVLVGAEIALTLILLVGAGLMLRSFGAVMQINTGMHAEQVATVQLSFARSEGGRADRLGRIEQMLQNLGATPGVSHAAVVNDLPLRDNGGISLSVVIDGVVPAKGKEMLFARWLQVSNGYFATLGIPMLRGRDFTALDDSLAPRVAIINNAMASEFWRGVDPIGRTFHMPGDSVPVTVVGIVADVRESGLEDSPRPQMYRPVTETTPSNLALIARGSLEPAQLLAQLTAAVRAVDPAQATYDLRMMDEVVGRSKATRRTGTLLITAFAGLALILAALGVYAVVSYGVSQRMRELGIRAALGATGYDLLGLLMREMAWVTAIGIAAGLAGAWLLTRVIASQLYGVEVHDPATFAVVPLVLALASAAATLVPARRTFRVNPAEIIRSD; this is translated from the coding sequence TTGCGCGATCGTACCGCCGATGAACTCGCCGAAGAAATGCGATTCCATCAGGAGCTGCGCGCCGAGCAATTGCGCCGCGACGGCGTGCCGCCAGATGAGGCGTTAGCCGCCGCCCATCGCCAGTTCGGTCACAACATCACCCTCCAGGAAGCGAGTCGAGCGATGTGGGGATTCGGCAGCATCGACGAAATCCGACAGGATCTGCGCTACGCCTCACGCCGTCTCCGGCAGCGGCCAGGGTTCGCCCTCAGTGTGGTTGGCGTGCTCGCGCTCGGCATTGGTGCCACCACCGCGATGTTCAGCGCGGTCGATGCGGCGATGTTGCGTCCGCTGCCGTTCCACCAGCCGGCACGACTCGCGGTCCTTCCCAACGTGCAGATCGGCTCGGACATGCGCGACGTGCGCTTCCCCGCCGACAAGCATCTGGTCTACATCGACGACGTGCGCGCGATGCGCGACCTCTTTTCCGACGTCGCGGCATTCGCGTCCGGCGGGCTCAATCTCTCCGACCCCGAGCGGCCCGTCCGCGTAAAGGTCGGCGTCGTGACCGCGAATCTCTTCAGCACACTCGGCGTCACACCAGTTCGCGGCCGTGCCTTCAACCCGGCCGAGGGCGCCCCCGACGGACAATCCGCAGTCATGCTGTCGTGGCGAATCTGGCAACAGCAGTACGGCGCCGCGCGAATGGAAGGGAAAACCATTCAGTTGAATGGGAAGCCCTACACCGTGGTCGGGGTGATGCCTGAAGGGTTCTCCTTCCCTTCGGAGAGCGATCTCTGGATTCCGCTCACGGTTCCCACCACGAGTTCCACGTATGAGCCGTTCCGCGGCTACTTGCCATCCGCCATCATCGCGCGGGTCATGCCAGCGATCGCCATGCAAGATGCGTCCGCCCGCCTGACGACACGCTGGGAACAGGCTGCCTTCGGTGCCTCGACATCGGGCCGCCGCAGCATCGCTGAAGACGTGGTCAAGGAGGTGAAGTCGACTGGTGCGGTCCTTCCCTTGCAGCGCGAACTGGTCGGCGATCGCCGTAATGCGTTGCTTATGCTCCTCGGCGCCACCGGGCTGCTGCTGCTGATTGCGTGCGCCAATGTCACCAACCTGCTGCTATCACAATCGGCAGCGCGCGGCCGAGAGATGGCCGTACGCGAGGTCCTTGGTGCGTCACGCGGGCGCGTCGTGCGCCAGTTGCTCACCGAGAGCGTGCTGCTCGCGCTCGGCGGTGCCCTGCTCGGGATCGGCGTCGCGCCGCTGGCGCTCGAGTTGATCGGCTCGATTACTCCCACTCAACTGGCCGGGCTCGCGCCGGCACGCCTTGATCTCCGCGTGCTCGCATTCGCCACGATCCTCGGTCTCACCACCGGGATCGCCTTCGGCATCTGGCCGGCCTTCGGCTCGACCCGCCGCGCTCCGGGAGAAATCATCAAGGCCGGGAGCCGCAATGCGACGGCCGCCGCCGCGGGGCGGCTTCGTCGCGTGCTCGTCGGTGCTGAAATCGCGCTGACGTTGATTCTGCTGGTGGGTGCCGGTTTGATGCTCCGCAGTTTCGGAGCGGTCATGCAGATCAACACCGGCATGCACGCGGAGCAAGTCGCCACCGTGCAACTCTCCTTCGCACGAAGCGAGGGCGGGCGGGCCGATCGACTCGGCCGAATCGAGCAGATGCTCCAGAACCTCGGCGCCACGCCGGGCGTTTCGCACGCCGCCGTGGTCAATGATCTCCCGCTCCGTGACAACGGCGGGATCTCGCTGAGTGTCGTGATTGATGGTGTCGTCCCCGCGAAGGGGAAGGAGATGCTCTTCGCGCGCTGGCTGCAGGTGTCGAACGGCTATTTCGCGACGCTCGGCATTCCGATGTTGCGGGGTCGCGACTTCACTGCCCTCGACGATTCGCTGGCACCGCGCGTGGCCATCATCAACAACGCGATGGCCAGCGAGTTCTGGCGCGGAGTCGATCCGATCGGTCGCACCTTTCACATGCCGGGCGACTCGGTGCCAGTGACGGTGGTCGGTATCGTCGCGGACGTGCGTGAGTCAGGCCTCGAAGACTCGCCGCGGCCGCAGATGTACCGGCCGGTCACCGAAACCACGCCCAGCAACCTCGCGCTCATCGCGCGCGGCAGCCTCGAGCCCGCCCAGCTGCTGGCGCAACTCACCGCAGCGGTGCGCGCCGTCGACCCGGCACAAGCCACCTACGATCTGCGGATGATGGATGAGGTGGTCGGTCGCTCCAAGGCGACCCGCCGCACCGGCACCCTCCTGATCACCGCCTTTGCCGGCCTCGCGCTGATCCTCGCCGCACTCGGCGTCTATGCCGTGGTGAGCTACGGTGTCTCGCAACGGATGCGTGAACTCGGCATCCGTGCGGCACTCGGCGCCACCGGCTACGATCTGCTGGGGCTCCTGATGCGCGAGATGGCGTGGGTCACTGCGATCGGTATCGCCGCGGGCCTGGCCGGCGCCTGGCTCCTGACCCGGGTGATCGCGTCGCAGCTCTACGGCGTCGAAGTCCACGACCCGGCCACCTTTGCCGTCGTGCCACTCGTCCTCGCCCTCGCCAGCGCTGCCGCAACCCTCGTCCCCGCTCGCCGCACCTTCCGGGTCAACCCGGCGGAGATCATCCGGAGCGATTGA